Sequence from the Erythrolamprus reginae isolate rEryReg1 chromosome 2, rEryReg1.hap1, whole genome shotgun sequence genome:
CCACAAGGGAAGCGCAGCAAACGCAGCCCAGTCTCCCAGACTTTCGAGGACATGCACACGCAGCGGGTGATCGCCAACGTGCGGGAGCGCCAGCGCACCCAGTCGCTCAACGACGCCTTTGCCGAGCTGCGCAAGATCATCCCCACCCTGCCTTCGGACAAGCTGAGCAAGATCCAGACCCTCAAGCTGGCCGCCCGCTACATCGACTTCCTCTACCAGGTCCTGCAGAGTGACGAGCTGGACCACAAGATCTCCAGTTGCAACTACCTGGCCCACGAGAGGCTGAGCTACGCCTTCTCTGTCTGGAGGATGGAAGGGGCCTGGTCCATGTCGGCATCCCACTGAGGTCCAGCCACAGGTAGGTTTCTCTCTTGCATCccactcttttcttcttccccagcTGCctcttttatttatctatttatttatttatttatttattattagagttgaaaggggccttgcaggtcatctagtccaaccccctgctcaagcatgagaccttacaccaccccagtcagatggcagtccaatttccttttgaatgtgtcaagtgctTGGGCATTCACatcctccgctggcaggccgttccactggttgatcgctctcaccgtcggaaagttcttccttatttccaggttgaatctctccttggtcagcttccatctgttgcttcagGTCAtgttgccttggaaaacagcgGGACACCccccttcctcttgtcctttgCCAGCATGGTGGTGGGAGAGGACAAAGATCCTCTTTCTGGTTTCAGAATTGGGATGTAGCACTTGACCTTTTaacccgccccctccctcctgcaaAGAGAGCAACTTTGACCATGTGCAGAGTGTCTTTCCACCAACAGGGGACAACTCAGCCAACTGCCCCACAGCTGGATTTAGGAATAAGTGTTTCCAGGTCCAAAGACCTGATCTCCAGATTGACTTGAGATCCCGGTAGCGTTGGGCTGCAATAGACAGGCAATTGGATTTGGTTTTTGGCTTTTATTTTTGGACAGAGAGCAGCGAAAGTGTTATCTCTAGAGATTCTGCTTTCCGTTTTGTTCCACCATCACCTGTCAACATAAGCTTCTTCTCAGGCAAAGGCAACAGGTTGGATAGTAGAGACCCCCATACCAAAGGCACACAACTCTCCCTCTCCCTGACATCTTCCCAAACAAAAGAACCTATTATCGTGAGTTTCCAGTCTGAAAATGTCTATTTTTAAGCCTTTGGGCAAAGCTCCAAGCATTGCAGCCCTAAGCAAATGTTTTTGAAAGCAAGCCCTATTGAATTCAGTGGGAATGACTTCAGAAAGAACATGACACAATTGCATAGCGTGAACATATCCACCGATATTCTTTTTCGTTTCTTTAAAGGCCCGGGTTTGTTGGATGTCCTTTAGTCAAACTGTTCTTGAATCATAGCATCAAAACTGATCCCAGtctaaggaaggggaggggggggagaagcttTCCTCCTAGGTCTCTGCCAACTTACATACCTGCATTTTTATTTGATCTGCTTAGTGGAAAGTAGTCCCTGTTTAAACGCTTTATCATTTATATAGTCTTTCCAGTGAGCGTTTTCATGCACAAAAAGCTGCGATGCTCACTTCTAAAATATAAATCTAATTCATCCACATCCCCTTCAAATTACTTTCCATCACTATATCTTTCACCCATAGTCCCTGTTTAAATGCTTTATCGTTTATATAGTCTTTCTACTGAGCGTTTTCGTGCACAAAAGGCTGCGAAGCTCACTTCTAAAATATTAATCTAATTCATTCATATCCCCTTCAAATTACTGTCTATCACTATATCTTTCACCCATAGTCCCTGTTTAAATGCTTTATCGTTTATATAGTCTTTCTAGTGAGCATTTTCACGCACAAAAGGCTGCGATGCTCACTTCTAAAATATTAATCTAATTCATTCATATCCCCTTCAAATTACTGTCTATCACTATATCTTTCACCCGTAGTCCCTGTTTAAATGCTTTATCGTTTATATAGTCTTTCTAGTGAGCATTTTCACGCACAAAAGGCTGCGATGCTCACTTCTAAAATATTAATCTAATTCATTCATATCCCCTTCAAATTACTGTCTATCACTATATCTTTCACCCGTAGTCCCTGTTTAAATGCTTTATCGTTTATATAGTCTTTCTAGAGAGTGTTTTCATGCACAAAAGGCTACAATGCTCACTTCTAAAATATTAATCTAATCCATCCACATCCCCTTCAAATTACTATCTATCACTATATCTTTCACCCGTCGCTTATAAAACGGGAAAGTCTTTTTAcccctttgttattgttgtttttctggGAGAAAATCCACTGTTGTCTCAATATACTGATAAAGAGTACAGGTTGATCAGCCTATAGCTTTCCTGCAGCTATTGGTTCAGTGGAGTCTTTCTTGTGATCTGGAAGCAACGTGCATTAGAAATAGAAGTGCTTATTGGTTTGATGTAAACAAAGAGGGATCTGttattcattttaaataatacATAGACACATATCTacacatagacacacagagaaagatcTAATGGACCATTAGAACTGTCTTGTTTTGGTTGTTCAAGCATTTAACATGGATTAAACTTGACACAACTTAGGTCATTGACTTCATATTGTCAATGTC
This genomic interval carries:
- the LOC139158742 gene encoding twist-related protein 2-like produces the protein MHCGLLRGAAPHPVHRREADLERMKEESMCPDSPEGSLGTSEEESEKMPKKSLRKRSQLGKPLTPAPPEYSGSPLPQGKRSKRSPVSQTFEDMHTQRVIANVRERQRTQSLNDAFAELRKIIPTLPSDKLSKIQTLKLAARYIDFLYQVLQSDELDHKISSCNYLAHERLSYAFSVWRMEGAWSMSASH